A segment of the Lycium ferocissimum isolate CSIRO_LF1 chromosome 10, AGI_CSIRO_Lferr_CH_V1, whole genome shotgun sequence genome:
ATAGCAATCACAAACTTGTCAAAGAAAACTTTTTGGTCCCTAGCAAAACTAGTAACAATATTTCTAGTCCTTTGATCGGTGTACAAATCTTGATCCGACGTAAAAAGACCTTGCCTATCCATGAGATCAACGTAGTACTTGTTGTCAAAAATATTAGGGCTTCGAACATCCATGTTGACGGTGTTGTTCGAGTCAGCTTTCGGGCAACTACCTTTAAGGTTGTTGGCGAATGTTTTGTCCATTGTAGAGTCTTGGTTCGGGTATAGACGCTCCGTGAAGGAAGTGCAGTGGCTGATTCCGATGGTGTGGGCCCCGGACAAGGCGACGACATCGGTGGCATCGAAGCCTTTAGTTGAAAGGCGATTGAGGAGGGTTGTGGTGTTGGCTGTTGGTGCAACGAGGTTGTTTATGGTTGCATTTTCTGTTGCAAAGTTAAGTCCGTCCTTTCTTCCCAAGGGTACAACATAGTTTGGGCCACCAGTCTGGAATATAATGATAGATAAATCTTAAATGAATCAGAGTAAATACTACTATTACGGAAGAGTTTATGTCTTAAAAGCTTAAGTAAATCAGAATAAATTCTTGATGGGATAAGTGTAATTTCGatctttagtttattttttatttaatcatcGTCATATTTGACTAGATATATTTAACCTTCATTTAATTAGATATATACGTTTGATCATCACAGAAAATATATGCTACTATATATAGATATTTAGATTATTTGTATAATATAATGGATTTTGTAACCTACTACGTGTATGTAATATACTAGTTGTAGTGGGTTTGGCACTTTACTATTTATAGTCGAGTAttacagaaaaataaaataaagtccGTGCAAGTTAGCTtagacatgaaaaaaaaaaacagaataaGGTACTTGCGTAATTTACCAAGACAACTGCATCCCTAGCAGCAAGGGCAGCAATATCAGAGCAAGAGACAATTTTTCCACACTCCTTGTGCACTCTTTCTCGAAGATCCTCAATGATTTTGAATGCCTCTTTCCTTAGTGTCAAATTTGGGATTGCACTCTTTTCACTTGGACCTCCTGCTGATCCATCTAGCAATACTGATCCATCACATCCCTGCATCATTGGTACATTCATAAATGTTAGATACACGTACCCCtccttaaaaattaaaatcatagtAGATAGGAGTAGTAAAATAAAAGTACTACGTTGTCGATAAGTCAAAAATTGGTTAAGAGCCCATTGAAAGTGAAGGGAACGAATCAGAGCAATAAAGGACTAAATCATAATGGATCATATAGCAGCAGGGTCACGAAATGTATTGCTTACATTAGCATAAGTCTTGCCATTGACATGTCACAAGTCACCCAAAAATATACGTGTCTTAGTCTTAACACGCGGGGCTATGCTATGGACAAGAGTTCATTAAAATTAGCCTAGGGCGGTGCAAGTTGTAATTAATGATGGTACGGAGGactaaatatataaaagttTAATTTATATACACTTACACTACCAAATCATTTAAAAGATAACGCTAAAAAACTTTCTTAAAAAGTGAAAAGGTTAATTACCTGATAAATGAGATAAACAACCTGCTATAACAAATAAGGAGTAATTTTTTTATACTATTCATATTGAAATCGCATGTTTACCTGAACAAAGCAATCATGGAAATGAAGGCGAAGCAACCCAGCAGCTTGGCCAACATCATCCTTGAAAACTTTCTCCAGTCTCTTCCTAACAATGGATTCTAATTTTGGACAGCTTGAATCAAAGAATGTCCATGATAGCCCCTTCACTATAGGAGGAAGTCCTTGACCTTCTGAGacaaagaaatgagaaaaaaacaaaagagaagagaTAAAAAAGAGCTCAAAGCTTGAAGAGACACTAGTAGAAGCCATGACTGTCACTTTCTTGATGCAAAAATATAGCAAAACAATGGTCAAATTTATAGCCAGTAGTATTAGttattaaaaatgattaattatttttttctagttAGTGTAAGAATTAGAAATTTGAGCCACTGAATTTCCTAGAAAAGGATCATTAGTGCATGTGGCCGTCACACCTCTTtcttaattaagattaaaataCTTCGTGGCCCTGTGGAGTAATGATCATTCCAAGAAGTTTTAAAATTAGAAATGTCTGGTTGTTTTTACCTATTTGGAACACTCAAGTAGAGTATAACATCATTAACAATTTTTCTTCGTCTAACATTCAATGCGTTTAAAACAAATAGGAGTAGTGCGCAATTAGTAAGACGTAATATAAGTAGTAAACATAACTATGTAAACTATGTCCTGGCCAGCTTGCTCTCATATATCATGGGAATAATCTTTTCGCACCACCTTCAGTATTGTTAGGTTATTTGTAACAAGCCTTATGGTCCAACTGTGTTTAGAAGTCGAGCAATGaggtatattttatatatatattgcaaacATTCTTGtatatctttctttcaaatGTGCTGATTTCTTTTCCAAAACTGCTATATTATGTTGTCTACTTGTCTGTGTAGAATTTTCGAGCATTTTCTTCTCGCACCAAACAACTCTAGTTTCTTAATGTGTgcaattttctattttctttttattggtTTTCTCCTTTCTTGTCCTGCCTATTTTCGACATACTAGGTCAAACAGCCATGAGATGCATTATTCTAACCTCCTGAAGTTTGTAAAGCATCCTGTTCCGTAGCTTTtgctttttcccaaaaaaaaaaaaactactttaTGTAATGCTAGTACAGATTAATTCTgcgatgttatatatataacaaagcAAAGCAAATAACAAAATGAtcacttttctattttttctttcgcAAAATCAGTGGGCATTGGGCCCTACCCCAAAGAATACATTGACATTTGACGATAACTAAAGATAGTAAACTTGAGCACGTAAAAATTGAACTAGAAGTATGATGCAATGAAATACATAAATCCCAGTATTCCCCGTTCGATAATTCTAGTTTGATTGACCTACTTACTATTCTAAGCAATcacaaagaaaaaataatattctgATTGTTGGACTGTTTTTTTAACCAGATtaatacttttgaaattttattaatttattcatCTCACTTTTATTCTAAAAGTATATTAATCATTGTCTAGAAACCAAAACTGAAAATTTTGATCAAGTTATGGATACACGTATTGTTAATTACTACAGTAAgtagcttctaagaagttttaacaaaaataactacattatttcaattttctttagtccagcaaaaaaaaaagggatgacTTTTCTTTAGTAATAATCCGTCCCTAACTATTTTGGGACAACTTGCCTTGTTGTGTAGTAGTAAAAATTTAGGCCGCCCACGTGCAGTCTACTGTCTAGGATTGACTGTAAAATTATGTACAATGAACAATGAATGAGGCCAACGACCACAAATTAAAGTCCTTCCTCACCTAATCCTATATCCATATGCCACTTTTGTTACTTTATTTGTTCATAAAGCTTACTCTAATTTGATTCCTTCAACGTACTAATTATCTTAATACATCCATTTGTTTATTATGCGCTccgcatttaaatatgtaataTGTCATCATTAGATCCAAGTCTTTCTTTAACTTTTGTAGTCATGTAAATCCCTCTTTCAAAAGTATATCTTCGTGTATTCCTTTCTAAGCTTGACATTTATCTTAAGGTTCTACAATTTCACCATACaattgcttataagctgttatTGGTTCAACTTCCAATCTTGCATCTTCAAACTGAACAAAAGCATATTATTATAGTATTAAATTCTGCACTCTGAAGATGACATATTGACATTCGTGGGTGTATTAATTAGGACTGCTGTAAGATTGCAGTAACTTTGGTTAGTCCTAGGTCAAAGAATCACGTTACAAACATCGATTTAGAGCTTAACTCTTGTTTTTTTGGACttcaaaacaattatttatgAGAAAATGTTGAGTAAGATATAATAGCACATATTTCATAGAATAAAATGGTGAAGAACTTGTCGAGTAGAGTGTGAGGTATGAAAAAGTTTCTATATTATGCAAAATGCACTGAACTTTCTTGATAAGACTCAGTTCTGAGCAAGATATGAAGTAGAactaccatttttttttatttttttttgtgccgTTAGAAACAAATTGCACAGCTCACTCACATTATGTTGATAAGAAGCTTGGTTAATTCTGTTGATTGAGAGATACACTGATCTTTACTATTGTGTCGTCTCCTTGTACAAATTGATGTTGGCACAGTGCAATTAGAAGTTCTCTGTAGTTGGGCTAGCTCGCTTGAGGCGCCAAACAAAGATAGAATGATTTTCGAAGATGAATTATCGGCGAATGATTTTCGAAGATGAATTATCGGCACTACTCTGAAAACTAatccctccattccataataagtgttgTTTTAGActtctcaatttttttcaaaataagtagtgctttaggatttcaaaAACACTTTCGACAAATTCTTCCAAGATTACCCTTATGTAAGTAGTCAAGattcatttctttttctagaaagtAGTAAAACTTGATTAGGGATAAGTTAGTAAAAGCACTCCTAATTTTCTACGAGTGAGTAATTTCTTAAGGAGCGTGCATAAGCCTAAAAACCCATTTATTATGGAATGGAGAGAGTAAGAAGGCCTACTTTCAGCCAATAGTCAATGCTCATCCATCCGTTATGTCCCACATTTGTGGGCATAATGTGGTTATGTGTGTTTTAATAGCCTAAGTTCTCCCACAGTTAGGTCCAAAATTATtacaaatggtatcagagccaccCACCGCCCTTCCTGTCGGTCGTGCCTTTGGATGGTAACGCCCGTATGGCAGtgttcgctcgggcctagtaATGTGTAGCGCACAACTGTCGAGGACGACAGATACAGAGCGTGGTGGTTTATTATGTCCCACATCGGTGGGCATAATGTGCTTATGTGTGTCTACATAGCCTTGGGCTCTCCCACCTTAATAGCCAGCTTTTGGGGTGTATATTAGCTCCAAGATTGTTACACCATCACCACCATATTATCTTTGGTTTATATTACGATGATATCGAGGGAAACTGGGACCTTAGTCTTCGTTATCAGAAATACCTAGAAAAGCTCATTGATGGCGAAAAACTGAGTTATAAACCTATCTAGTCATATCTTATTCAAAATTAGTTGTAATTGTCGTCAGTACTTGCATAATCAAgttgattcaaaatttaaataaattagcGATCAATATACTTGGAAACTTTAGTCTTGTCTATGACACAAAATCGTTTCTTGGATGTGAACCTTGGTTAAATTTCAAGCCTCCGAGCAGGCATTATAATTCCTAAGCCATACAGCAAGTAAACCAACATCTTCTAAATTCATACACGCTCTATTCTACTTTTTCTGCCGACAGTTTGATTCCTTCAAAATGGCCAAGGTTGGGAAGAAGACCCTACTCTTATCACCATTGGGGAAAAAATATAAGGTAAACGAAAAAACCACACCATGAAAGAAAATAGCAATCAAGTTATGGGAAGCTAAAGAAACAGCTTTAACCTGAGAATTCAGAAATCTAAAACTACAAAGAGAGTTGCCTATAGTTAGAAATTCATGTGCCAAAAATGTGGTATTCGTTATGTAACCAGAAAATACATCTCTCGTCATATATCCAGTGAACATAGAAAAGCTCCTAGAGAGACTCATGAGGTATATTTAAAAAACTCTTTAAATTAAAACTCTCACAGAAAGATAGGAGCCATCACAAGGGTTATTGTTGCAAGCATTTTGATTAGTACATGCAGAGAAGGTCCGGCTGTATCTTTGAATGGGTCTCCTACCCTGCAAACAGAAAAAGAAACTGTAAGAACTCTACAGCGTGGTCCGTGTAGTTTTGCTTTCTAAAAGATATTGTCATGACTCATTGAGTATTTAGAACAATCAAGCAAGCACAAGAACAAAAATGAATGCACATAAACAAGCTTGCATGAAATGACCTATACTACCAACACTAGAGGAACTATGTTGCTCAGATCCTTCAACAATGCCGCCGCCAGAAGATCCTACACGGGTGTGGTgacatttttggaggatccgagcaacatagcttgAGAACATGTGAATCACTAAGAACACTTACGTGTCTCCTGTAATTGCTGCTTTGTGTGTGTCACTCCCCTTGCCTCCAAGCGCGCCTGTTTCTATGTATTTCTTTGCATTATCCCAGGCTCCACCAGCAGTGTTGAGGAAAAGAGCCATAAGGATACCAGAAACCGTGGCAAACATCAACATGGAAGCTACAACTTTAGCCCCAAGAAGAGGATGCCCCGTGTAGTAGCCCAAAACACGGAAAAGAAAACCTATACAGAGATCAAGATGATACAATAGACTCAAAATTCAACACTGA
Coding sequences within it:
- the LOC132033867 gene encoding peroxidase 12-like; this encodes MASTSVSSSFELFFISSLLFFSHFFVSEGQGLPPIVKGLSWTFFDSSCPKLESIVRKRLEKVFKDDVGQAAGLLRLHFHDCFVQGCDGSVLLDGSAGGPSEKSAIPNLTLRKEAFKIIEDLRERVHKECGKIVSCSDIAALAARDAVVLTGGPNYVVPLGRKDGLNFATENATINNLVAPTANTTTLLNRLSTKGFDATDVVALSGAHTIGISHCTSFTERLYPNQDSTMDKTFANNLKGSCPKADSNNTVNMDVRSPNIFDNKYYVDLMDRQGLFTSDQDLYTDQRTRNIVTSFARDQKVFFDKFVIAMIKMGQLNVLTGGQGEIRAKCSVRNKDKKVDIATVVEDLEETFSALF